A region of Neovison vison isolate M4711 chromosome 7, ASM_NN_V1, whole genome shotgun sequence DNA encodes the following proteins:
- the IRX3 gene encoding iroquois-class homeodomain protein IRX-3, translating into MSFPQLGYQYIRPLYPPERPGAASGGGNAGARGGPGAGASELAASGSLSNVLSSVYGAPYAAAAAAAAAAQGYGAFLPYAAELPIFPQLGAQYELKDSPGVQHPAAAAAFPHPHPAFYPYGQYQFGDPSRPKNATRESTSTLKAWLNEHRKNPYPTKGEKIMLAIITKMTLTQVSTWFANARRRLKKENKMTWAPRSRTDEEGNAYGSEREEEDEEEDEEDSKRELELEEEELVGEEEDTGGEGLADDDEDEEIDLENLDGAATGPELALAGAAHRDGDLGLRPISDSKNSDSDDSSEGLEERPLPVLSLAPAPPPVAAVPPSPPSPPAGLDPCAPAPAPASALQKPKIWSLAETATSPDNPRPSPPGAGGSPPGAAVAPPALQLSPAAAAAAAHRLVSAPLSKFPAWTNRPFPGPPPGPRPHPLSLLGSAPPHLLGLPGAAGHPAAAAAAFARPAEPEGGTDRCSALEVEKKLLKTAFQPVPRRPQNHLDAALVLSALSSS; encoded by the exons ATGTCCTTCCCCCAGCTCGGATACCAGTACATCCGCCCGCTCTACCCACCCGAGCGCCCGGGGGCCGCCAGCGGCGGCGGCAACGCTGGGGCCCGGGGCGGCCCAGGAGCCGGAGCCTCGGAGCTGGCCGCCTCGGGGTCCCTGTCCAACGTGCTCTCCTCTGTGTACGGGGCGCCCTATGCCGCGGCGGCAGCGGCTGCCGCAGCCGCCCAAGGCTACGGTGCCTTTCTGCCCTACGCCGCCGAGCTGCCCATCTTCCCGCAGCTG GGCGCGCAGTACGAGCTGAAAGACAGCCCGGGGGTGCAGCATCCGGCCGCGGCCGCCGCGTTTCCGCACCCGCACCCGGCCTTCTACCCGTATGGCCAGTACCAGTTCGGGGACCCGTCCCGTCCCAAGAACGCCACCCGGGAAAGCACTAGCACGCTCAAGGCCTGGCTCAACGAGCACCGCAAGAACCCCTACCCCACCAAGGGCGAGAAGATCATGTTGGCCATCATCACCAAGATGACCCTCACCCAGGTGTCCACCTGGTTCGCCAACGCGCGCCGGCGCctcaagaaagagaacaagatgACTTGGGCGCCCCGCAGCCGCACCGACGAGGAGGGCAACGCCTACGGGAGCGAGCGCGAGGAGGAAGACGAGGAGGAGGACGAAGAAGACAGCAAACGcgagctggagctggaggaggaggagctcgtgggggaggaggaggacacgGGGGGCGAGGGCCTGGCGGACGACGACGAGGACGAGGAGATCGATTTGGAGAACTTAGACGGCGCGGCCACGGGGCCTGAGCTCGCCTTGGCTGGGGCGGCGCACAGGGACGGCGACCTCggcctgagacccatttcagactCCAAGAATAGCGACTCGGACGACAGCTCGGAGGGCCTGGAGGAGCGTCCACTGCCGGTGTTGAGTCTGGCCCCAGCGCCACCGCCGGTGGCCGCGGTTCCGCCTTCTCCACCCTCTCCGCCTGCGGGCCTGGACCCCTGCGCTCCGGCGCCAGCGCCCGCCTCAGCCCTGCAGAAGCCCAAGATCTGGTCCCTGGCCGAGACGGCCACAAGCCCGGACAACCCGCGCCCCTCGCCTCCCGGCGCCGGGGGTTCTCCCCCTGGAGCCGCCGTCGCGCCCCCAGCCCTGCAGCTCTCTCcagccgccgcggccgccgcggcCCACAGACTCGTCTCGGCGCCTCTGAGCAAGTTCCCCGCTTGGACCAACCGGCCGTTCCCAGGCCCGCCGCCGGGGCCCCGCCCGCACCCGCTCTCCCTGCTCGGCTCGGCCCCTCCACACCTGCTGGGACTTCCCGGAGCCGCGGGCcacccggccgccgccgccgccgccttcgcTCGACCGGCAGAGCCCGAGGGCGGAACAG ATCGCTGTAGTGCCTTGGAAGTGGAGAAAAAGTTACTCAAGACAGCTTTCCAGCCCGTGCCCAGGCG GCCCCAGAACCACCTGGATGCCGCTCTGGTCCTCTCGGCTCTCTCCTCGTCTtag